The Oscarella lobularis chromosome 12, ooOscLobu1.1, whole genome shotgun sequence genome window below encodes:
- the LOC136193834 gene encoding lactosylceramide 1,3-N-acetyl-beta-D-glucosaminyltransferase B-like yields MLRCTPKRAIIGVLGLSATLYSIYTMTRPRTSPSEPLAASQSQARRDRVEITFRKPESIQKRADSLAQPRQCRPIEDPLQKLPPDVPHACVSTARHFSSAGFCKKDDVDSVAVDLVIFIPSPTKNFRQRHFARSRWLRASFGSKTNNWKYFFVVGVPRGGENAFVEQRALDVEKCHYADVLQIPVEENESNRTAKLFVAFRWLVASTYRNFKFVLKTNENSVVHPGHAIRWLNEEAANDGREPLYGGRCDFDLRPNRDPKSASKISTDLFPFDRYPPICDGSGYFLSKSLLEEILRYSSMYPVTFFRDDVYVGIRVSEVTSFKARIINTKLISGEGDEAECSASRRPFIVTGNGFAELSSLYEALLKGECPVLNRNGDPVQ; encoded by the coding sequence ATGCTTCGCTGCACTCCTAAACGAGCAATTATCGGCGTGCTCGGCTTGTCGGCGACATTGTACAGCATCTACACGATGACTCGACCTCGCACGAGCCCGTCGGAACCTCTCGCCGCGTCGCAATCCCAAGCTCGGCGCGACCGAGTCGAAATAACGTTTCGAAAACCGGAATCGATTCAGAAACGCGCAGACTCACTCGCCCAACCTCGCCAGTGTCGCCCAATCGAAGATCCCCTGCAAAAACTACCACCGGACGTACCCCACGCGTGCGTTAGCACCGCGAGGCATTTCTCATCGGCGGGATTTTgcaagaaagacgacgtagACAGCGTCGCAGTGGACCTCGTAATTTTTATCCCGTCTCCAACGAAAAACTTCCGTCAACGCCATTTCGCGCGATCGCGTTGGCTTCGCGCCTCGTTCGGCTCGAAAACGAACAattggaaatattttttcgtcgtGGGCGTGcctcgcggcggcgagaacgcCTTCGTCGAACAGCGCGCGCTAGACGTCGAAAAGTGTCACTACGCCGACGTCCTTCAAATTCCCGTCGAAGAGAACGAGTCGAATCGAACGGCGAAACtattcgtcgcctttcgctggctcgtcgcgtcgacgtatcgcaatttcaaattcgttttgaaaacgaacgaGAATAGCGTCGTGCATCCGGGACACGCGATTCGATGGCTGAACGAGGAGGCGGCGAACGACGGGAGGGAGCCCTTATATGGGGGTCGATGCGATTTTGATCTTCGTCCGAACAGAGATCCCAAAAGCGCGTCGAAAATTTCGACCgatctttttccttttgatCGATATCCCCCTATTTGCGATGGGTCCGGGTATTTCTTATCGAAGTCTCTCTTGGAGGAGATTCTTCGCTATTCGTCGATGTATCCCgtgacgttttttcgcgacgacgtctacgTTGGGATTCGCGTGTccgaagtgacgtcattcaagGCGCGTATTATTAATACGAAACTTATTAGTGGAGAGGGAGACGAGGCCGAGTGTTCGGCTAGTCGTCGCCCGTTTATTGTAACGGGAAATGGTTTTGCAGAGCTGAGTTCTTTGTACGAGGCTCTGCTCAAAGGTGAGTGTCCCGTTCTTAATCGGAATGGGGATCCTGTACAATAA
- the LOC136193837 gene encoding uracil-DNA glycosylase-like has protein sequence MQGQAKLSSFFSPKRSTSSEDEVSEAKRRKPSDEAPCERTGLALTPEQKARVEEKRKNAQRLLVQKKTPPGMGETWTRALADEFAKEYFVKLSRFVEVERSKTTIYPPDDSVFSWTRYCKIGEVKVVILGQDPYHQPKQAHGLCFSVPYGVQAPPSLVNIYKELETDIESFKAPKHGNLEKWAKQGVLLLNACLTVQASKPNSHKDKGWETFTDAVIDVLNKKYTGIVFLLWGAYAQKKGAKIDKKKHHVLKAAHPSPLAAYKGFFGCKHFSKANAYLESRGETPINWNCLSD, from the exons ATGCAAGGACAGGcgaaattgtcgtcgtttttctcgcccAAGCGCTCGACTTCGTCCGAAGACGAGGTCTCGGAGGCGAAGCGACGTAAGCCGTCGGACGAGGCCCCGTGCGAGAGAACGGGCCTCGCGCTGACGCCCGAGCAAAAAGCGCGCGTCGAAGAGAAGCGCAAGAATGCTCAACGCTTACTagtgcaaaagaaaacgccgccgGGAATGGGAGAGACGTGGACGCGAGCTCTAGCGGACGAATTCGCGAAGGAGTATTTTGTAAAG CTTTCTCGCTTCGTAGAAGTCGAGAGAAGCAAAACTACTATTTATCCGCCTG ACGATTCGGTATTTTCGTGGACGCGCTACTGTAAAATCGGCGAA GTCAAAGTCGTGATTCTCGGCCAGGATCCCTATCATCAGCCGAAACAAGCGCACG GTCTTTGTTTTAGTGTTCCGTATGGAGTCCAAGCACCTCCAAG TCTTGTGAATATATACAAGGAATTAGAGACTGATATCGAATCATTTAAAGCACCTAAGCACGGTAATTTGGAAAAATGGGCAAAGCAAG GCGTTCTACTTCTAAACGCGTGTCTAACCGTTCAGGCTAGCAAACCCAATTCTCATAAAGACAAA GGGTGGGAGACTTTTACTGACGCAGTCATAGACGTACTGAATAAAAAGTATACCGGTatcgtctttcttctgtGGGGCGCCTACGCCCAAAAGAAGGGGGCAAAGATCGACAAG AAAAAGCATCACGTTCTCAAGGCGGCTCATCCGTCTCCCTTGGCCGCTTACAAGGGTTTCTTCGGATGTAAGCATTTCTCTAAGGCAAATGCGTACTTAGAGAGTCGCGGAGAAACGCCTATCAACTGGAATTGTTTATCCGATTAG
- the LOC136193832 gene encoding origin recognition complex subunit 4-like, whose amino-acid sequence MAIVPAADRSLDELKIALRRRVFQNRLTELPEYLREAKQKVIALLEQPIKFGQSTSALLIGHRGSGKSALLNSALENLRENEEFTKVYLNGLVQCDDRTALREIAYQLSLASELEETISIGSFAEVMGFLVETLNAGDERSKAIVFVLDEFDQFAQHAGQKLLYGLLEIAQSARTPVAIVGLTCRLDVVELLEKRVRSRFSHQLISLFTRMPFDTYLDAFRECLKIPSDFSDDGFRSTWTSNLEGLLQDAKVIKILRHFYNISTDIRALHNLLALPIVKLSADHPLITAEDLAESAQELTMETRPRILKDISVLELCLLISMSHLTENLNGKPFNFETAYEEFRKFASKSKVIQTFSKPVALKALDHFLSLELVVPHTGTGKSMSTQRDRFLLQLGLDPDEVRKAVETYPNCPTEIGQWAKSSITV is encoded by the exons ATGGCCATCGTCCCTGCAGCGGACCGCAGTCTCGACGAACTGAAGATCGcgctgcgacgacgcgtaTTCCAAAATCGATTAACCGAGCTGCCCGAATATCTTCGCGAGGCCAAACA GAAAGTGATCGCGCTTCTCGAGCAGCCCATCAAATTCGGACAGAGCACGTCCGCGTTGCTGATAGGCCATAGGGGATCCGGGAAATCAGCG CTTTTGAATAGCGCACTCGAAAATCTTCGCGAAAACGAGGAATTTACAAAAGTCTATCTAAACG GCTTAGTTCAATGTGACGATAGGACAGCTCTAAGAGAGATAGCCTACCAATTGAGCCTAGCTTCAGAACTCGAAGAGACCATATCAATA GGCTCATTCGCTGAGGTTATGGGTTTTTTGGTGGAGACGCTCAACGCGGGGGACGAACGTAGCAAGGCTATTGTTTTCGTCTTGGACGAGTTCGATCAATTTGCTCAGCACGCGGGACAAAAGCTGCTCTATGGTCTCCTCGAAATTGCCCAATCAGCTCGCACGCCCGTGGCTATTGTTGGGCTCACGTGCCGACTC GACGTCGTTGAGTTGCTTGAGAAAAGGGTTCGGTCACGGTTTTCTCATCAGCTTATTAGTTTATTTACCCGCATGCCGTTCGACACGTACCTGGACGCTTTCCG GGAGTGTCTGAAGATTCCGTCTGATTTTTCTGATGACGGCTTCCGTTCCACGTGGACTTCAAACTTAGAG GGCTTATTGCAAGATGCAAAAGTGATTAAAATTCTACGTCATTTCTATAATATATCTACTGACATTCGCGCACTACATAATTTGCTG GCACTGCCTATAGTGAAACTGTCAGCAGATCATCCGCTTATTACAGCAGAAGACTTGGCTGAATCAGCCCAAGAACTCACTATGGAAACTAGGCCAAGGATTCTCAAAG ATATTTCTGTTCTCGAATTGTGTTTGCTCATTAGCATGAGCCACCTCACAGAAAATCTCAACGGAAAACCGTTTAATTTTGAAACGGCTTACGAAG AGTTTAGAAAATTTGCCTCAAAATCAAAAGTCATTCAAACGTTTAGCAAACCCGTCGCTCTCAAAGCGCTCGATCATTTTCTCAGTCTCGAATTGGTGGTGCCCCATACGGGAACCGGTAAATCAATGTCGACGCAACGAGACCGTTTTCTGCTTCAACTTGGACTAGACCCGGACGAAGTTAGAAAAGCAGTTGAAACGTATCCCAATTGCCCAACGGAAATAGGCCAATGGGCAAAATCGAGTATAACTGTTTAA
- the LOC136193829 gene encoding collagen alpha-1(II) chain-like — MKGEKGDTGSPGQPGDPGIPGIDGDEGPAGPFGPRGDPGSPGPPGPPGPPGSGTGGGGGGTGVGGGDLKAGGDPGLPGPPGVPGPPGPTGPSGRTGDTGRQGAQGASGPPGNPGPPGATGPAGPTGKRGDDGLAGEIGPPGPQGPQGQKGPPGPSGNPGAPGVKGNSGPRGTDGRHGMPGEDGSKGQRGEMGMPGPPGQAGSPGARGEPGRQGPRGIPGASGKDGQRGPIGPIGAPGAVGAPGAPGIAGAKGERGSSGDAGLNGERGPPGPQGSQGIQGRTGSPGIGGNDGSSGLPGADGVIGPRGASGKDGNPGTTGPPGPPGPMGMRGESGYPGPTGTKGAQGPPGTPGIAGTPGPPGASGNRGKPGKRGVGGAPGQPGVQGPKGLPGTAGAHGQPGSSGQKGQKGERGQMGMRGARGETGNSGRDGAPGNPGQRGSPGRDGNAGDSGENGRDGTPGQDGAPGPAGPAGQPGPRGPIGNTGPQGEKGERGTIGGLGRPGQPGARGPPGPVGNDGSSGNSGPPGKDGAMGPRGAVGPPGRDGSDGTNGATGAQGDPGPSGDNGEPGAQGLSGPQGRTGPKGQKGESGTIGNPGRDGTPGDDGVNGSPGSAGPTGDRGATGRPGSAGARGQKGDQGVIGPRGPQGGPGVPGDNGERGEKGDTGQPGPTGPEGDAGENGTPGVKGTAGTPGDPGAPGPQGLQGISGPPGNDGKTGDPGPAGPQGPVGEPGVAGPTGDRGAQGERGIPGPPGNAGSGGLPGDDGAAGVAGPPGSQGPRGGPGPQGIQGVRGAIGPTGKDGPRGLQGEKGEAGSDGRDGENGATGPMGPSGPSGDRGKDGQDGTPGLQGPPGQTGSQGSIGPPGPIGVTGAKGPPGERGQQGPAGKDGKDGEPGERGRTGPTGPMGSMGLTGEQGAAGSNGKDGVRGEPGMPGPLGPPGPPGPPGPAGADGRAGAPGAPGAAGQRGATGERGSQGESGRPGTEGSSGVNGEPGERGPQGERGPSGPQGDKGYPGPPGPPGSTGPVGPQGPPGQGGARGERGERGAPGPPGQSGPQGPIGQTGPQGLEGPPGAAGDSGNPGPPGPPGKPGPPGKCHSCTIPVQSQTSVKKNQYYSSQDGQAAAKTQTPVYYNEETQTLYVDTVEEDIYRCCHDVKLENPAAESGIYQIDPNLGSLKDNITVSCNFEKEQTCFSPSAASGTTAHNTEIMITYPISARQIKQMECGCGGYMAVQTFEYKCTGPVNDAELVVKTPHGCQHNNNKPTVSQLKNTCAQATADSPGSILFEVSAFAKCLPFASATMQSGQQGSFEYIVGDVCYEL; from the exons ATGAaaggcgaaaaaggcgataCGGGTTCACCGGGTCAACCGGGCGATCCG GGGATCCCAGGtattgacggcgacgagggcCCCGCAGGGCCTTTCGGTCCACGTGGAGACCCGGGTTCCCCGGGTCCCCCGGGTCCCCCGGGTCCCCCGGGCTCGGGAAcgggaggcggcggcggcggcaccggcgtcggtggcggcgatCTT aaagCGGGAGGCGATCCGGGACTTCCGGGTCCACCG GGAGTACCTGGTCCGCCGGGACCCACCGGACCCTCGGGAAGAACA GGAGACACGGGACGGCAAGGAGCGCAGGGAGCGAGCGGACCTCCAGGCAATCCGGGACCTCCAGGAGCTACAGGACCGGCTGGTCCGACCGGAAAAcgtggcgatgac GGTTTGGCTGGCGAAATTGGACCTCCCGGACCTCAGGGACCTCAGGGACAGAAAGGACCGCCGGGTCCCTCGGGAAATCCGGGCGCTCCCGGCGTCAAGGGCAACTCGGGTCCGCGGGGCACGGACGGTCGACACGGAATGCCAGGCGAAGACGGCTCGAAAGGTCAACGAGGAGAAATGGGAATGCCTGGACCGCCGGGACAAGCC GGTTCGCCGGGTGCAAGAGGCGAGCCGGGTCGACAGGGACCGCGCGGCATTCCCGGAGCGTCGGGCAAAGACGGACAACGAGGACCGATTGGACCGATT GGTGCTCCCGGCGCCGTTGGCGCTCCCGGAGCTCCTGGCATTGCGGGAGCAAAG GGCGAGAGAGGTTCGTCTGGCGATGCTGGCCTGAACGGCGAGAGAGGTCCGCCTGGTCCTCAAGGATCTCAGGGTATCCAGGGACGGACTGGATCTCCA GGAATCGGGGGAAACGATGGATCGAGTGGACTTCCGGGAGCCGAC GGAGTTATTGGTCCGCGCGGAGCTTCCGGAAAAGACGGAAATCCCGGCACGACG GGTCCGCCGGGTCCTCCAGGACCGATGGGAATGCGAGGTGAAAGCGGATATCCGGGTCCAACGGGCACGAAGGGAGCGCAGGGTCCGCCGGGAACTCCGGGAATCGCCGGAACGCCAGGACCTCCGGGTGCGTCGGGCAACAGAGGAAAACCG GGTAAACGCGGTGTCGGCGGAGCGCCTGGTCAGCCGGGAGTTCAGGGTCCAAAGGGCTTGCCCGGAACGGCCGGCGCTCACGGGCAACCGGGTTCATCCGGACAAAAGGGTCAGAAGGGCGAAAGGGGGCAAATGGGTATGAGAGGAGCGAGAGGAGAAACG GGCAATAGTGGAAGAGATGGCGCTCCTGGAAATCCGGGTCAACGG GGTTCTCCTGGACGAGACGGCAATGCGGGCGATAGCGGCGAAAACGGCCGGGACGGAACTCCCGGACAAGACGGAGCACCCGGACCGGCTGGACCAGCT GGCCAACCGGGTCCGAGAGGTCCCATTGGAAATACTGGTCCGCAAGGCGAGAAGGGAGAACGCGGCACAATCGGCGGGCTTGGTCGTCCTGGGCAACCTGGTGCCAGG GGTCCTCCCGGTCCCGTTGGCAATGATGGATCGTCAGGAAACAGTGGTCCGCCCGGTAAAGACGGCGCTATGGGACCGAGGGGAGCGGTAGGACCTCCTGGAAGAGAT GGATCAGATGGAACGAATGGTGCCACTGGAGCGCAAGGAGACCCAGGACCGTCG GGAGACAACGGAGAGCCAGGCGCACAAGGCCTATCGGGACCGCAA GGCAGAACCGGTCCCAAAGGCCAGAAGGGAGAATCGGGCACCATCGGAAATCCGGGTCGCGACGGCACCccgggcgacgacggcgtgaacGGCTCGCCGGGTTCGGCCGGACCGACGGGCGATCGCGGCGCCACGGGCCGACCCGGATCGGCCGGAGCGCGCGGCCAGAAGGGCGATCAGGGCGTGATTGGACCGCGCGGTCCCCAAGGCGGGCCCGGAGTTCCCGGCGATAACGGCGAACGTGGAGAGAAAGGCGACACCGGCCAGCCGGGTCCCACTGGACCGGAGGGAGATGCCGGAGAAAATGGAACGCCAGGCGTTAAAGGAACCGCCGGCACTCCTGGAGATCCCGGAGCGCCTGGACCACAG gGTTTGCAAGGTATTTCCGGTCCGCCCGGAAATGACGGAAAGACGGGCGATCCTGGCCCAGCTGGACCGCAGGGTCCCGTCGGTGAGCCAGGCGTTGCTGGACCAACGGGAGACAGGGGAGCACAAGGAGAGCGCGGAATTCCGGGTCCACCAGGAAATGCC GGATCGGGTGGTTTGCCAGGTGACGACGGAGCGGCGGGAGTTGCCGGTCCTCCG GGTTCTCAAGGTCCACGTGGCGGTCCTGGACCGCAGGGAATCCAAGGCGTGCGCGGTGCAATCGGTCCAACTGGAAAAGACGGTCCGCGAGGGCTGCAGGGAGAAAAg GGCGAGGCCGGAAGTGACGGCCGAGACGGAGAGAACGGAGCAACCGGGCCAATGGGTCCTTCCGGTCCCTCGGGCGATCGTGGAAAGGATGGACAAGACGGGACTCCG GGTCTCCAAGGTCCTCCGGGACAGACTGGATCTCAAGGTAGCATTGGTCCGCCG GGTCCTATTGGTGTAACGGGAGCAAAGGGACCCCCGGGAGAGAGAGGACAACAG ggtCCAGCAGGAAAAGACGGAAAGGATGGCGAACCGGGCGAGAGAGGCAGAACG GGTCCTACTGGACCGATGGGTTCAATGGGATTGACAGGCGAACAAGGAGCGGCT GGTAGCAATGGCAAAGACGGAGTGCGGGGAGAACCTGGAATGCCAGGCCCACTCGGACCCCCGGGACCGCCGGGACCGCCGGGAcccgccggcgccgacggAAGAGCT ggaGCTCCGGGAGCTCCTGGCGCCGCCGGACAACGTGGAGCGACCGGAGAACGCGGCTCGCAAGGAGAGTCAGGACGACCAGGTACCGAAGGTTCAAGTGGCGTTAAT GGCGAACCGGGAGAGCGCGGACCTCAGGGCGAAAGAGGTCCGAGCGGTCCTCAAGGCGACAAGGGCTATCCGGGTCCGCCAGGACCGCCGGGTTCGACTGGACCCGTGGGTCCGCAGGGACCGCCCGGACAGGGAGGAGCGCGAGGCGAACGAGGCGAACGTGGCGCACCCGGTCCGCCGGGCCAGTCCGGTCCCCAGGGACCCATTGGTCAGACGGGTCCGCAGGGTCTCGAGGGACCGCCGGGCGCCGCGGGAGACTCTGGAAATCCCGGACCGCCGGGTCCTCCCGGAAAACCGGGACCGCCGGGCAAATGTCACAGTTGCACCATTCCGGTGCAGTCGCAGACGAGCGTGAAGAAGAATCAGTATTACAGCAGTCAGGACGGC CAAGCCGCTGCCAAAACGCAGACGCCCGTGTACTACAACGAAGAGACGCAGACCCTGTACGTGGATACGGTTGAGGAAGATATTTATCGCTGTTGCCATGACGTCAAGTTGGAGAATCCCGCCGCGGAGTCTG gtATCTACCAGATTGACCCCAATCTTGGCTCGCTAAAAGACAACATTACGGTCTCATGCAATTTCGAGAAGGAGCAAACGTGCTTTAGTCCAAGCGCGGCGAGC GGAACCACGGCCCACAACACCGAAATCATG ATCACGTACCCCATAAGCGCTAGGCAAATCAAACAGATGGAATGCGGCTGTGGAGGTTACATGGCCGTCCAGACGTTTGAGTACAAGTGCACGGGACCAGTCAACGATGCGGAATTGGTAGTAAAAACGCCACATGGCTGCCAgcacaacaacaacaagCCAACAGTATCCCAATTAAAGAACACGTGCGCACAG gCTACTGCTGACAGTCCAGGCTCCATCTTGTTCGAGGTGTCGGCCTTCGCTAAGTGTTTGCCGTTTGCTTCGGCCACAATGCAGTCGGGTCAACAAGGCAGTTTCGAGTATATAGTTGGAGATGTCTGCTACGAACTTTAG
- the LOC136194240 gene encoding uncharacterized protein, which produces MSTRTKSGRGGKDRTLNASPSTSSNTNVRLIALTILLIAIATAFLWPGLKTRPSGSPDANCDSLLRQAGELTQHGSSGYEPALRLLAKCLASNASHVAARWNVGVVLLKLGRQTEALEHLRRVAMETPLNAEYQHGAGTLMTNLGHYSDAVTHLERYVELILGIDDFSDTIARASDSNPEDLDFIVAEGDSMTSALEKLLKAYLRVNSLRKAGHLYRILLGLDEASIDLHASYQAFAFGLGAVGRGFEYVKREMRLRFVAGGAGSVEDAYDVIDVHAARLLAAGFDANVVNVARNALIVNRDEMKSLLIENCGGGGEGELSIFARAHEVKQSDVRALLARCVRSQRVLDVALNVKGALHSENQFGWNAFLNAVALGDVDIVKTFLHYKADVQGRTFYGMTSLHVAALRGHSHLVRTLTQAGLSPTIEDYYNRTALDIACLHRWSFDSFAKALGASTACSKSALPRGKTKRGALTGGGWLEDDFALPSSLIDERCDIDVTTSDDVTADILIRDYLTVQRPVLIRGGVARWRHLRTALQRRNLESTYGKLLFKKSAIPYAEAFGLPANVTTLKEFLADLSQLHATRKSSGTDSVPDPNVFAPYIFESLSSNSPLIELFELPSSFDPEVTHVTTKTVQFYVGPSLSGAPVHFHGSAWNSLIYGKKRWFLYPPPSAFYSKRPVWEWYRTEYQSDAMECVQEAGDVLYVPDMWGHGVINLQESVGFASEFIYGASEFSI; this is translated from the coding sequence ATGAGCACAAGAACGAAATCGGGTCGTGGAGGAAAAGACAGGACTCTCAACGCTTCCCCATCGACTTCTTCCAACACTAACGTCAGACTCATTGCTCTAACTATCCTTCTAATTGCAATTGCGACGGCCTTTCTATGGCCTGGTCTCAAAACGAGACCAAGCGGTTCCCCGGACGCGAATTGCGACTCTCTTCTACGTCAAGCCGGCGAATTGACTCAACACGGCTCGTCCGGATACGAGCCGGCCCTGCGCCTACTCGCCAAGTGCCTGGCGTCGAACGCGAGTCACGTGGCGGCTCGTTGGAACGTAGGCGTGGTTCTCCTCAAGCTCGGTCGCCAAACGGAAGCACTCGAACATCTCCGtcgcgttgccatggaaacTCCACTCAACGCCGAATATCAACACGGTGCCGGCACGCTCATGACGAATCTCGGTCACTATAGCGACGCGGTGACGCACTTGGAACGCTACGTCGAATTAATTCTCGgaattgacgatttttcggACAcgatagcgcgcgcgtccgACTCGAATCCGGAAGATTTAGAtttcatcgtcgccgaaggCGATTCCATGACGAGCGCCCTGGAGAAACTACTCAAGGCGTATCTGCGAGTGAATTCACTCAGAAAAGCCGGTCATCTATATCGCATTCTTCTCGgtctcgacgaagcgtctATCGATCTCCACGCGAGCTATCAGGCGTTCGCTTTCGGCTTGGGCGCCGTCGGGCGCGGTTTCGAGTACGTGAAACGCGAGATGAGACTGCGCTTCGTTGCGGGCGGGGCCGGAAGCGTAGAGGATGCGTATGATGTCATCGACGTGCACGCCGCGCGTTTGCTCGCCGCGGGTttcgacgcgaacgtcgtcaacgtcgcgCGCAACGCGCTCATAGtgaatcgcgacgaaatgaaaTCGTTGTTGATTGAAaactgcggcggcggcggcgaaggtGAGTTGTCGAtttttgcgcgcgcgcacgaGGTAAAGCAGTCGGACGTACGGGCGTTGTTGGCGCGATGCGTGCGAAGTCAGcgcgttctcgacgtcgcgttgaaCGTCAAAGGGGCGCTCCATTCCGAAAATCAATTCGGATGGAACGCGTTTTTGAATGCCGTCGCcctcggcgacgtcgacatcgtcaaaacgtttttacACTACAAAGCCGACGTGCAGGGGCGTACATTCTAcggtatgacgtcactgcacGTGGCCGCTTTACGCGGGCATTCGCATTTGGTTAGAACTCTGACGCAAGCCGGTCTTAGTCCGACCATCGAGGACTACTATAATCGTACCGCTTTGGATATCGCGTGCTTGCATCGCTGGTCGTTTGATAGTTTTGCTAAAGCGCTTGGCGCCTCGACTGCATGCAGTAAGAGCGCGCTACCACGTGGCAAAACGAAGCGTGGCGCGCTTACAGGCGGCGGCTGGttagaagacgatttcgcacttccgtcgtcgttgatcgACGAGCGTTGCGATAttgacgtgacgacgagcgatgacgtcactgcggACATTTTAATTCGCGATTATTTAACAGTACAACGTCCCGTTCTGATTCGAGGCGGCGTCGCAAGATGGCGTCATCTACGAACGGCATTGCAAAGGCGAAATCTCGAATCTACATACGGGAAGCtgctttttaaaaaatccgCTATTCCCTACGCCGAAGCGTTCGGTTTGCCGGCAAACGTGACGACTCTAAAAGAGTTTCTAGCCGATTTGTCGCAACTCCACGCAACCCGGAAATCGAGCGGAACTGACTCGGTGCCCGATCCAAACGTTTTCGCTCCGTACATATTCGAATCGCTTAGTAGCAATTCGCCGTTGATAGAACTGTTCGAACTTCCGAGCTCTTTCGATCCGGAAGTGAcgcacgtgacgacgaaaacggtgCAATTCTACGTCGGTCCTTCCCTATCCGGCGCTCCGGTTCATTTTCACGGATCGGCGTGGAATTCGCTGATATACGGCAAAAAGCGCTGGTTCTTGTATCCGCCCCCGAGCGCCTTTTATTCGAAACGACCCGTATGGGAGTGGTATCGCACTGAATATCAGTCCGATGCGATGGAGTGCGTGCAGGAGGCGGGGGACGTTCTCTACGTGCCGGACATGTGGGGACACGGCGTGATTAACTTGCAGGAAAGCGTAGGATTTGCGTCCGAATTTATATACGGCGCTTCtgaattttcaatttaa